gtcgaacttggttcgcggtagaccctctggttctgtcaccatatctgtctctctatctctctcactcatacccgtgttcttgacagacgttacggcggaccacattcctgacgatccaccatgttcgtggtccagtgcgcctattagcaacagcttttagaacaactaaattaagtgcctaaggttgtgtgaagcgttttacagaagagaaaaaaactatatccatcccttttcaggccataatactagtacagcgaaaatacagtatgattctctataactatgcacgaataagaaaagatcctggccaaactatatattcaatgttatcctaatatcccacatacatatgacttatggtcaccctaattagaaagagatgcaacggcccaccctgacttctcatgtggacacactttttggctaatgtactctgtccggtttactctctaggtccgtgaTCTTTTCTAGATATGTCGCGACCTCTTGCGATTACAATGAAAATTAACTCATCGTAATGGTGGTGTGATTGTAGTAAACGATTGACTGAATGCTTctatttttattagtattttgtagataattattattaagCGTACTAAAATAGTGTTGAGGCTGCGGCCCTATCATGCTTTATGTCGCAATCAGCTAAAATAACAGTTTTGGCAGAAGAAGGTGGAAATCAGGGTAGAAAACGTACACATAACAGCGACCTGTGTTCTAAAACAGACGATATGAGTGCTAGTGAAAAGAAATCGAACTTTTCTATGTTGACTACGAATTCCAATGGAGCCGTTAAGACGACGTTGCCATCGATGCAGTCCAAGCCCGGAGCGACGACGAAGAAGTTGATAATTAAGAATTTTAAAAGTGTGTTTACTCTCTTGGTTCTTTATTTCTAACCTATGAGTTGTGGGTTACATTAGTGCGTTGTTGCAGGCAAGCCAAAGTTGCCGGAGAACTACCAGGAGACGACATGGAGCAAGCTGCGGGAGGCCGTGGTGGCGATCCAGACGTCGACGGCCATCGCCTACTCGCTGGAGGAGCTATACCAGGCGGTGGAGAATATGTGCAGCCACAAGGTTAAACACGTCACTTTATAAATTTACGCAAAAAAAATCGCAATGTTGCGGAAGATAAAGTCCTCCTAAGCTAACTTTGCCTTGATTTTGATGTGTCAAAGTGTGGAATATGCACTATAAACATCATATTTTTCTCATTTGAAGTTTATGTTGACACTACCACACTGTTACTGCAAAGTCTGTGCAGAATTAGCTAGTTATaacttttttctttgttttcatAAGGTTTTTCAGTTATAAAATAAGCCTTATATTAATCAGCAAAACAGCTGTTGTTAAggtgtatttattaataaattagtcTTTAGTTTTCTCTCTTTAACACCTTATTGACTACTTACCAAAAGTACATTTTTGTGTGCTAACAGTGCTGTTGTATGCAGttgtaattatgtttaattatacTCTATTTCTGGTTTAGCAGCttgtaaaatgtaattttattgaaataaacatttaacttcATCAAAAGCAgatttaattaagtaaaaaaGTTACCGTAAGTGCTACTTTGCCTTTTCCTtctataaattatgtttaagtGGTTTTGTACTTACAATAATTCACTCACTACTCTGGTGTCAGCGTCTAAATTCAACCTCAATAGGCTTAGCACAGGAGCGCCGCAACAGTATCTCGTCCAGCAGATAGACCTGTCCCTCTCTAATTAGTATAGTTTGAATAAGAGAGGCAAGTTATCTAGCGCACTGGTTCCCCAAATTGACTGGGCTCCGACCTGGGTAACAAAAACTGCCAAAATATGCCCACCTCTTGGCCGTCTTAAAAAAGGGtcataaaatattattggtaAATGGTAATGCTCACATCAAAGTCCTAGTAGTTTCAGGGCCTACTCAATATTCGCTCACGACCCATTCGTGACCCATAGTTTGGAAAATGCTTATCTAGCGCGTGAGTTACTGTCAGGACACTCCTGTGCTAAGCCGACTGGCATCAATTTTCAACCAAATTTTTGTTCCAGATGGCATCCCAACTATATGTAAACCTAACAAACCTCGTAGAAGCGCACGTGAAAGCGAACATCGAACAGTTCCTCTCTGAGAGCATGGACCGCCAGGTGTTCCTCAAGCGCATGGACGACTGCTGGCGGGCGCACTGCCGACAGATGATCATGATCCGGAGCATCTTCCTTTATCTAGATAGAACTTATGTTTTGCAAAATCCTAGTATACATTCAATTTGGTAAGGATTTCATgaagtttttaattttctaaGTATTGGTGGGcggatagagtggaggcagatctccgggAGCTCGGCGTCAGTGAAAGTTGTCATAAATCCGTGCAGGACCGGGTAAAATggcgtgtcggaggccaagactcattttgggtcatagCGCCaaactagtagtagtagtaagttTTAATTTTCAAAGAGTTTAATGGGTACGATGGTgtcactattttacaatttttgtaAAGGCTGTACTTTAGTTTGGCCAGACTGGCAGAGGCCTAACGCAAAACAGACAGACACTAGCCGTAGAGTGCAGAAACCTGCCAGTAGCACAATGCGATAGTCtgttaaacaattttatttttaaataattttgcgtTTTATAAAGCTAAAAGTTTCAAGTCTAAATTTTCAACAGTGGCCATAATGCCCCTCGGTATTGGTCAAGCATGTGTCGAACGACATTTTACACCTAGTGAAGAGACCACTGttaattttgagttatttttgttttatcttAAATCTTTGCCATAAAAACAtcatgtttaattttatttacttcTAGGGACATGGGTCTAGACCTATTCCGTCACCACATTGCCATGAACACCCTGATACAAACCCGCACAGTCGACGGCCTGTTGTTGCTGATCGAGCGCGAGCGAGGTGGTGATGCAGTGGACATCTCGCTGCTCAAGAGTCTGCTGCGGATGCTGTCAGACCTGCAGATATACCAGGACGCGTTCGAACACAAGTGAGTAGTAattaactgaaaataaatacataccatattataaaaacaacgaaatgtaaaattttatgtagaaattaaattaaatacatgcTACATTGTCAAAATTTTTGGAAACGTCAGTCAAGAATCACAATAACATTTTATGACGTACTTCGAGAATACTTGTCAGACTCGCTGTTGTTTCCACCTGTCAGGGTTTTGTATTGCAATGTAGAGTGTTGGTAAAGAACCAGATATGTGAAATCTATGCAGTTTTTTAAAACCAGCGACAAAACTTATTAAAGAGTCAAGTCTTTTGTAGAAGTCAAAGTACTAAGCTGTGTTTTTATATCTCAGATACTGAAATTACAGTTAAATCAGCTTGATACAATCGTTCTACCTTTGTAccaattttctgcaaaaaataATAGATAGATTGGATAAATGGCGCAATTGAGATGTCATCTCCTACGAGTATCTCCCGTTGCAAATTTCGCGCGACGCGACATATCTTTGTCCCCGTCTTATTACCGTTTTCTGGCTTTTCACCCCCCCCCTCCTAATTTGTTTCAGGTTCCTCCAAGCCACAGAGCGTCTATACGCCGCAGAAGGCCAACGCCTTGTGCGTGAGCTCGCCGTACCTTCGTACTTAGCCCATGTCGAGAAACGACTGCGAGAGGAGAACGAACGGCTGTTACACTATTTGGACCCCTCTACCAAGTGAGTATTACTAGaattagtaatacatatagCAGCCTAGATGTAGAGGTAGTGCAAACAGGTGGGCTGTCGTAGTGTATAGTATAGTAGCCTAGTAGTCGTATACAGAAGCCTGACAAGATTCTATTTGGCCCTGAGATAGTGTTGCTAAAAACGTCTTACTTGCATTATGGCAATAATGTTTGCCCTTTTATtgatgtaaatgttttattgtaTTCAAAATAAGTTTTCTTCATCTTGACAATTGGCATTTTTGCAGTAATATCTAAATCTGTTTCTTGTTTACaacggtgacattcgatgacttTCAACATCTCTTGTCAAAAAGTCTCCTTGCCCGTAAAGTATATTAGTATTTAGtacgtcgacgtcaaagatatatttacatttttcgccttattgcaaaggagtaaggtgcaaaagtaaacatatctttgacgtcgactgtaccacaGTAAATCCGCAACATGGCAAAAGCCAAGAGAAATCTTGTCACTGTCTGTcaaatatatacaaaaaaaatttataccccatgcaaaaaatatatattgttttttttttctttttagatgGCAACTAATACACACAATAGAACGTATGCTACTCAGCGAACACTTAACCGCTATCCTCAGTAAAGGCCTGGAGACTCTCATGGACGGTCCAAGACACTCCGATCTTACCACCCTGTATAATCTGTTCAGCCGAGTCAAGGATGGCTTAAATGAGCTCTGTAGCCACTTCAATGCTTATATTAAGGTTGGTGACCATTTTTTTAGTCGTTTAAGTACCTTACTTTCTATttttaatcactacaccttataaaacaaagtcccttgCCGCgactgtctgtttgtgtgttcgtgataaactcaaaaactactgaacggattttcatgcagttttcacttatgaatagagtgattcttgaggaaggtttaggtgtataatttgttaaggttctACCCGTACAAAGCCAGGGCAGGTTGCTATAGTATATACATAAAATGCACTACAATTGCTACAAATATATTATTCGTGAAATACAGACGCgcaaatacatttatacaatttttattcataatttttcGTCTTCTCGTCGTCGTCTCGGCTCTAGCTCAGACGGACTAACAATTTCACATTTAGACTGATtcaaaaaacgtcactttttttttcagaaaaaaggTCGCACTATAGTGATCGAGCCTGAACGGGATAAGAGCATGGTGGCCGAGCTCCTCGACTTCAAGGAGCAGCTCGACCATGTGGTGCTCACGTGCTTCCAGAGGAACGACAAGTTCCTGTACTCCATGCGGGAGGCCTTCGAGTTCTTCATCAACCAGCGGCAGAACAAGCCCGCTGAACTTATTGGTATttatacagtttaattttttaatttctccTACGCTGCTATAACCGGACAAGCACCCGTACACAAGGAGATCAGGACGCGGAAATGGCATTGGATTGGGCATATCCTCAGGAAACCTAACACCCACCTATCCAAAGTGGCCCTGACCTGGAAGATGCCCGGCAAACGGAAACATGGTCGCCCTAAATCTACTTGGCACCGTTCTGTGGAGTAAGAGCTGGGTGTATTGGGGATGGGGTGGGAGAAGCATCATTATCCACACAACTGTTCCGTATAGTGATTATTTTCGCTCTGCTAGATCTCTCTATCTTATATGTCTTGACTTGACATGACCATTGTTGTATGGAGGAATCGAGCCTAAGGCCTGATTGAACGATTAGTGATAAATGAAAATATCAGTTACCGAATTCAACTCCCACCCACTTCATACCCACCCCACCTTTACATTCACATTATCAACGCTTTAGAAACATGTACACTCCTTACCCACACTCGAGAAAACCTCGGCAGGGAGTTCATTCCACAGCCGCAGCGGTCACGGAAGGATTCCGTTGATGCAATAATTAGGTTCCAGGCTATAGGTATAAGCTAGAATGAGCCCTGCTCTTATTCTATTCTTTTCAAGCTCTAATAATACTATTTTCTTCTTCCAGCCAAGTTTGTGGACGTGAAACTGCGCGCGGGCAACAAGGAAGCGACGGAGGAGGAACTAGAGAGGCTGCTGGACAAGATCATGGTGCTGTTCCGGTTCATCCACGGCAAGGATGTGTTCGAGGCGTTCTACAAGAAGGACTTGGCCAAGAGGTTAGTACTACTACTGAAACTACACGCGGGCAACAAGGAAGCGACGGAAGAGAAACTGGAGAGGCTGCTGGACAAGATCATGGTGCTGTTCCGGTTCATCCATGGCAAGGATGTGTTCGAGGCGTTCTACAAGAAGGACTTGGCCAAGAGGTTAGTACTACTACTGAAACTACACGCCGGCAACAAGGAGGCGACGGAGGAGGAACTAGAGAGGCTGCTGGACAAGATCATGGTGCTGTTCCGGTTCATCCACGGCAAGGATGTGTTCGAGGCATTCTACAAGAAGGACTTGGCCAAGAGGTTAGTACTACTACTGAAACTACACGCCGGCAACAAGGAGGTGACGGAGGAGGAACTAGAGAGGTTGCTGGACAAGATCATGGTGCTGTTCCGGTTCATCCATGGCAAGGATGTGTTCGAGGCGTTCTACAAGAAGGACTTGGCCAAGAGGTTAGTACTACTACTGAAACTACACGCCGGCAACAAGGAGGCGACGGAGGAGGAACTAGAGAGGCTGCTGGACAAGATCATGGTGCTGTTCCGGTTCATCCACGGCAAGGATGTGTTCGAGGCATTCTACAAGAAGGACTTGGCCAAGAGGTTAGTACTACTACTGAAACTACACGCCGGCAACAAGGAGGTGACGGAGGAGGAACTAGAGAGGCTGCTGGACAAGATCATGGTGCTGTTCCGGTTCATCCACGGCAAGGATGTGTTCGAGTCGTTCTACAAGAAGGACTTAGCCAAGAGGTTAGTACTAATACTAAAACTACACGCGGGCAACAAGGAAGCGACGGAGGAGGAACTAGAGAGGTTGCTGGACAAGATCATGGTGCTGTTCCGGTTCATCCACGGCAAGGATGTGTTCGAGGCGTTCTACAAAAAGGACTTGGCCAAGAGGTTAGTACTAATACTAAAACTACACGCGGGCAATAAGGAAGCGACGGAGGAGGAACTAGAGAGTCTGCTGGACAAGATCATGGTGCTGTTCCGGTTCATCCACGGCAAGGATGTGTTCGAGGCGTTCTACAAGAAGGACTTAGCCAAGAGGTTAGTACTAATACTAAAACTACACGCGGGCAACAAGGAAGCGACGGAGGAGGAACTAGAGAGGCTGCTGGACAAGATCATGGTGCTGTTCCGGTTCATCCACGGCAAGGATGTGTTCGAGGCGTTCTACAAGAAGGACTTGGCCAAGAGGTTAGTACCATTGCCATTTGCCGTTAGGTATTAAATATCCTAtgtccccgggactcaaactatctcaaTTAACAAGCACCTGTACATGGCACAATACATCGGCATATCAACATTCTGTCATCCCGGTACCAACCGAACTGAGATCCTGTCAAtcgggagtattactgcaatgttctgccgccagagtgcgaTGAACAAGAAACTACAGGCAGGCAACAAGGATGGACGGAGATTGAAAACAATTATGGtgccgtacagcgccatctagatCAATCAACTATCTGCataatattatcttgctttaaaattatgtgattattacAGGTTGTTGGTTGGTAAATCAGCTTCAGTGGACGCCGAGAAGTCGATGCTGAGCAAACTGAAGCAAGAGTGTGGTGGCGGCTTCACGTGCAAGTTGGAGGGCATGTTCAAAGATATGGAGCTGTCTAAGGATATCAATATTACATATAAACAGGTTAGTTTAATCTAGaaccctacgccgagtcagacgacgctacggagccacgccgttacatcgtcgcccaaatctaatatttagttaattttatttttatgtgtattgtttttctttgtcttttcttttaccttgtagtttcacagtgccttggttttatactgtaatgctgtgttacttatttgatcaataaataaataggtctTTTGGAACGAAGTTCCTTATCGGACGGTTTGCGGATGggggctatagttcgttttttttagcattagaaagaaggtaagcgatcttgacatgtcttttaattgaaaaaacgctttttaaatatcagtaagtattacttatgaaagcagaagaatataaatgatcgtattagattcacaaTTGTCACATATTttccgtgacttatttttaaaacgtgtttttcaattaaaagacacatcaagattgtttaccttttttctaatgctaaaaaaaacgaactataggcggAAGAAAGTGAAAGATTTTGCCGCCACAAGCCATACTAGTGCGATAGATGTAAGTGTCAAATTTTGCCGTCACAAGCCATAATACTACTGCAAAATATGCAATGAGACTAATTACTTGAACACGTCACCAACCTTTCTTAATTTCGTTCCAACCGAGTGTTCCACGACactccatattttttttttgttttaaaacgg
This genomic interval from Cydia splendana chromosome 4, ilCydSple1.2, whole genome shotgun sequence contains the following:
- the LOC134789688 gene encoding cullin-4A, which translates into the protein MSQSAKITVLAEEGGNQGRKRTHNSDLCSKTDDMSASEKKSNFSMLTTNSNGAVKTTLPSMQSKPGATTKKLIIKNFKSKPKLPENYQETTWSKLREAVVAIQTSTAIAYSLEELYQAVENMCSHKMASQLYVNLTNLVEAHVKANIEQFLSESMDRQVFLKRMDDCWRAHCRQMIMIRSIFLYLDRTYVLQNPSIHSIWDMGLDLFRHHIAMNTLIQTRTVDGLLLLIERERGGDAVDISLLKSLLRMLSDLQIYQDAFEHKFLQATERLYAAEGQRLVRELAVPSYLAHVEKRLREENERLLHYLDPSTKWQLIHTIERMLLSEHLTAILSKGLETLMDGPRHSDLTTLYNLFSRVKDGLNELCSHFNAYIKKKGRTIVIEPERDKSMVAELLDFKEQLDHVVLTCFQRNDKFLYSMREAFEFFINQRQNKPAELIAKFVDVKLRAGNKEATEEELERLLDKIMVLFRFIHGKDVFEAFYKKDLAKRLVLLLKLHAGNKEATEEKLERLLDKIMVLFRFIHGKDVFEAFYKKDLAKRLVLLLKLHAGNKEATEEELERLLDKIMVLFRFIHGKDVFEAFYKKDLAKRLVLLLKLHAGNKEVTEEELERLLDKIMVLFRFIHGKDVFEAFYKKDLAKRLLVGKSASVDAEKSMLSKLKQECGGGFTCKLEGMFKDMELSKDINITYKQHLAGTPDNSGLELSVYILTMGFWPTYGTAEARLPAALTRQQDHFTKFYLGKHSGRKLTWQPMLGHCVLRAHFAQGNKELQVSLFQALVLLLFNEGDNLSFEEIKAATNIEEGELRRTLQSLACGKARVLSKAPRGREVKDNDHFAFNNDFTNKLFRIKINQIQMKETSEEQKATEERVFQDRQYQIDAAIVRVMKMRKALSHNLLISELYNQLKFPVKPADLKKRIESLIDRDYMERDKDNPNQYNYVA